The Methanobacterium lacus genome includes a region encoding these proteins:
- a CDS encoding mRNA surveillance protein pelota, translating to MRIVYQDKKKGVIEVVPETLDDLWHLSHIIEKGDLVSSLTSRRIQDSTGERIRSDRGIKKTFFMGVRVDDISFHKYTGKLRATGTIEVGPEDLVPLGSFHTLDLKLKNSIKIQKEHWSKWNLKRLKDSIKSSKKPTALIVAIEDDVADIGIIRQYGVDYYGPIIGSVSGKRIVQKNRKQAINDFFTELAEVIKGFKEVNTVILAGPGFSKGDFHDFLVQKYAEIAKMTVLESTGAGGRTGITEVLKKGVIEKMATEGRIAFEIRKVEELLSEIGKSSKLVAYGKKEVGEAVQTGAAETLLVIDEMVRERDIEKLMDLTENMGGNVVIISSEHDGGKQLSALGGIAATLRYPLTRT from the coding sequence TTGCGCATAGTTTATCAAGATAAAAAGAAGGGAGTAATAGAAGTAGTTCCAGAAACACTCGATGATCTGTGGCATTTATCCCATATAATAGAGAAGGGTGATTTGGTATCATCCCTCACCAGTAGAAGGATCCAGGATTCTACAGGAGAAAGGATCAGGAGTGACAGGGGAATAAAAAAGACGTTCTTCATGGGTGTGAGGGTGGATGATATCAGTTTCCACAAGTACACAGGAAAATTAAGGGCAACAGGAACTATAGAAGTAGGTCCCGAAGATCTGGTGCCACTGGGCTCCTTCCACACCCTAGATCTCAAACTCAAAAATTCAATAAAAATCCAGAAGGAACACTGGTCCAAATGGAACCTCAAAAGACTTAAGGATTCGATAAAATCTTCAAAAAAACCAACAGCATTAATAGTTGCAATAGAAGACGATGTTGCCGATATAGGAATTATAAGACAGTACGGAGTAGACTATTACGGACCCATAATTGGCAGTGTATCAGGCAAAAGAATAGTACAGAAAAACCGTAAACAAGCCATAAACGACTTTTTCACAGAACTAGCAGAGGTCATCAAAGGATTTAAAGAAGTTAATACCGTGATACTGGCAGGGCCAGGATTTTCAAAGGGAGATTTTCATGATTTCCTCGTTCAAAAGTACGCTGAAATAGCCAAGATGACTGTACTTGAAAGCACAGGTGCAGGTGGAAGAACAGGAATAACCGAAGTTCTAAAGAAGGGTGTAATAGAAAAAATGGCCACAGAGGGAAGAATAGCCTTTGAAATCAGGAAAGTTGAAGAACTACTCTCAGAAATCGGAAAATCCTCAAAACTTGTTGCATACGGTAAAAAAGAGGTGGGTGAAGCAGTTCAAACAGGAGCAGCAGAAACCCTCCTTGTGATAGATGAAATGGTACGTGAAAGGGACATTGAAAAATTAATGGATCTAACAGAAAACATGGGTGGAAACGTCGTGATAATAAGCAGCGAACACGACGGAGGTAAACAACTCTCAGCCTTGGGAGGCATAGCAGCCACACTTAGATATCCACTCACAAGAACCTAA
- a CDS encoding response regulator: MPDKILIVEDEVITAMDIKNMLKNYGFDVLGIASTGKDAINKAEEFRPDLVLMDISLKGDMDGIEAAEEIKSHYNIPVVYMSAFTDTNTFERIKFTNPYGFVNKPVSSELLLISIETAIYKHNLDKKLAESQEKLKDAHDNLELRVQERTAELENAYKELSDIYNNAPCGYHSLDKDGYFVKINNTELKWLGYTKDEIIGKKKFRDLVTDEGVEKFEMNYPGFLEQGFVHDLEFDMIKKDGSPLTILLSATAIYDDNHNFLISRSTIFDISNRKKMK; the protein is encoded by the coding sequence ATGCCGGACAAAATTTTGATTGTTGAAGATGAAGTAATCACAGCCATGGACATCAAGAACATGTTGAAAAACTATGGATTTGATGTTTTAGGAATCGCTTCCACTGGAAAGGATGCAATCAACAAGGCAGAAGAATTCAGACCAGACCTCGTACTTATGGACATCAGTCTCAAGGGAGATATGGATGGAATTGAAGCTGCTGAAGAAATAAAATCTCATTACAATATTCCCGTTGTTTATATGAGTGCATTCACTGACACAAATACCTTCGAACGAATAAAATTTACCAATCCCTATGGTTTTGTAAATAAACCCGTGAGTTCTGAGCTGCTTCTGATATCAATCGAAACAGCCATCTACAAACACAACCTTGATAAAAAATTGGCAGAAAGTCAGGAAAAACTCAAGGATGCACATGATAATCTGGAGTTAAGGGTTCAAGAAAGGACCGCTGAACTTGAAAATGCCTACAAAGAACTTTCAGATATTTATAACAATGCCCCCTGTGGTTATCATTCTCTTGATAAAGATGGTTACTTTGTTAAAATTAACAACACAGAACTCAAATGGCTCGGATACACCAAAGATGAAATCATTGGAAAGAAGAAGTTCAGGGATCTTGTGACTGATGAAGGTGTTGAAAAATTTGAAATGAATTATCCGGGCTTCCTAGAACAGGGATTTGTGCACGATCTGGAATTTGACATGATCAAAAAGGATGGATCACCATTAACAATTCTTTTAAGTGCTACAGCAATTTATGATGATAATCACAACTTTTTGATAAGCAGGTCAACAATTTTTGATATAAGTAATCGTAAAAAAATGAAATGA
- a CDS encoding chitobiase/beta-hexosaminidase C-terminal domain-containing protein — MTNINKIPLIFLFIIIFSCISAVNAENPQQVQNSPTVTYPADPTMLYSSSVSIATSENTAHAGDTVQILVTITNTGLVNWNNVSLYIPIPNGTQFVSNVVLDRNQNLQNYNPLTGVWDLNIITHIERGQQKTLCLTVKVLPEAVGKTLSVMAKFNQLLLEGSGIDMSNQAPSARSVSLVVLNGGNCSGNGSMGNGGGTSFSNPWANTSSGIYNKNQLVKLQVNGNETIYYTTNGKTPNNMSQKYTKPISINSTTLLKFIAMDQFSDKSTVYTKNYIIDKVPPKVVKSTPKNNQVGFSLSAPLTLTFNEKISKASQYNNIQVKNKNTGKLVTIKKSVSGNKLTIKMVRSRLSLNNYQIYIPTGAFKDAAGNKNSKYLSTFKTGKY, encoded by the coding sequence ATGACAAACATTAATAAAATACCATTAATATTTCTTTTTATAATCATATTCAGTTGTATTTCTGCTGTAAATGCTGAAAATCCACAGCAGGTACAGAATAGTCCAACAGTCACATATCCAGCTGATCCTACAATGTTGTATTCAAGCTCAGTATCTATAGCAACATCTGAAAATACGGCCCACGCGGGGGATACAGTACAAATCTTGGTAACAATAACCAATACCGGTTTAGTGAATTGGAATAATGTATCATTATACATTCCAATACCAAACGGTACTCAATTTGTATCCAATGTTGTGCTGGATAGAAATCAAAACCTTCAAAACTATAATCCACTTACTGGTGTGTGGGACCTAAATATTATAACACATATTGAGAGGGGTCAACAAAAAACCCTATGTTTAACTGTTAAAGTGCTCCCTGAAGCTGTTGGAAAAACTTTAAGCGTAATGGCCAAATTTAACCAGTTGTTGTTGGAAGGTTCCGGCATTGACATGTCCAACCAAGCTCCATCAGCAAGATCAGTGAGTCTTGTTGTTTTAAATGGTGGAAACTGCAGTGGTAATGGTTCTATGGGAAATGGCGGTGGAACTAGTTTTTCAAATCCTTGGGCCAACACATCGAGTGGAATCTACAACAAAAATCAACTGGTGAAGTTACAGGTGAATGGGAATGAAACGATCTATTACACAACCAACGGTAAAACTCCAAACAACATGAGCCAGAAATACACCAAACCAATCAGCATAAACTCTACCACTCTGCTGAAATTTATTGCAATGGATCAGTTTTCAGATAAATCCACAGTATACACTAAAAATTACATAATCGACAAGGTTCCACCTAAAGTAGTGAAATCAACACCTAAAAACAATCAAGTGGGTTTCTCGCTGAGTGCACCCCTAACACTGACATTCAACGAAAAGATCTCTAAAGCCAGCCAATACAACAACATCCAGGTTAAAAACAAAAACACAGGAAAACTTGTGACAATCAAAAAATCAGTATCTGGAAACAAGTTAACAATTAAAATGGTTCGAAGCAGGCTCAGCCTAAACAACTACCAAATATACATACCCACAGGTGCGTTTAAGGACGCAGCAGGGAACAAAAACTCCAAGTACCTATCAACGTTTAAAACAGGTAAGTATTAA
- a CDS encoding prephenate dehydrogenase, translating to MVKIAVIGGTRGLGRWIAKFLAEKGFDVLITGRNVTDGELVSKKIGTGYTNNNSLAAETSDVVIISVPIHATPNIIKELAPLMKPGSLLMDVTSVKEESSHLMEQYAAEGVEVVPSHPMFGPRIRSLDGQVVVLTPSVDGSWYTKVYKFLEHENTRIIVTTPEIHDRMMSIVQGLTHFAYVSIAATIDRLDIDIKESRKFASPIYNLMLDTIARITAQNPYLVYSIQTSNKYIKDAHETFNETFNELKNMIADGDEEGFVHAMSNAAKHIDDLESALGRSDKAISALSEEVNILKNLVGREVGLKHIYSGKVHVGMLEELKPEFLVLKLNNSSTKLKLSNVEILTDKELKDWKINNYPLRSYDVSAVFPESADPEVVVATVQGLEGVVDAEVMDTYSGSQIPEGSISITLRYLVFDDDAVLEVEKLLKGFGCQIR from the coding sequence ATGGTAAAAATTGCAGTAATTGGTGGAACAAGAGGTTTAGGCCGATGGATAGCTAAATTTTTAGCTGAAAAAGGTTTTGATGTCTTAATTACCGGTAGAAACGTCACTGATGGTGAACTGGTTTCAAAGAAGATTGGCACAGGTTACACCAACAACAATTCACTGGCAGCAGAAACTTCAGATGTGGTGATAATCTCCGTACCAATACATGCAACACCCAACATCATCAAGGAACTTGCACCACTCATGAAACCGGGATCTCTACTAATGGATGTGACTTCAGTCAAGGAAGAATCTAGTCATTTGATGGAGCAGTACGCTGCAGAAGGTGTTGAGGTTGTTCCATCCCATCCCATGTTCGGACCCAGGATCAGATCCCTCGATGGCCAGGTGGTAGTGCTCACACCATCTGTGGATGGATCATGGTACACCAAGGTCTACAAATTTTTAGAACATGAAAATACAAGGATAATTGTCACCACTCCAGAGATCCACGACAGGATGATGAGCATTGTACAGGGACTCACACACTTCGCATACGTGAGCATTGCAGCAACCATTGACAGGCTTGACATCGACATCAAGGAGTCTAGGAAGTTTGCAAGTCCCATCTACAATCTGATGCTGGATACCATTGCAAGGATAACAGCTCAAAACCCTTACCTGGTTTATTCTATACAGACCTCGAATAAGTACATCAAGGATGCCCATGAAACCTTCAACGAAACCTTCAACGAGCTTAAGAACATGATTGCAGATGGTGATGAAGAAGGATTTGTACATGCCATGAGTAATGCTGCCAAACACATCGATGATCTTGAAAGTGCACTTGGAAGATCTGATAAGGCCATATCCGCACTTTCAGAAGAGGTTAATATTTTAAAGAACCTTGTGGGAAGGGAAGTTGGGCTTAAACACATCTACTCCGGTAAGGTTCATGTGGGAATGTTGGAGGAACTAAAACCAGAGTTTCTGGTTTTAAAGTTAAACAACAGTTCAACAAAACTCAAACTGTCAAATGTGGAAATATTAACAGACAAAGAGCTCAAAGATTGGAAAATTAACAACTATCCCCTGAGGAGCTACGATGTATCCGCTGTGTTCCCAGAATCTGCAGATCCCGAGGTTGTTGTGGCCACTGTCCAAGGACTTGAGGGTGTTGTGGATGCCGAAGTCATGGATACCTACAGCGGCAGTCAGATTCCAGAGGGCAGTATCAGTATCACGTTGAGGTATTTAGTGTTTGATGATGATGCAGTTTTAGAAGTTGAAAAACTTTTAAAGGGATTTGGATGTCAAATACGTTGA
- a CDS encoding CDC48 family AAA ATPase: MENKEMKLKVAEAFSQADVGRSVARIDPACMQKLDLLDGDIIEIEGKKLTATRVASSQSDIGLGIIRIDGYIRKNSGTSIGEEVTVRHADYKEAKKVVLAPVEQEILVRGDVKSAFLGRVLSQGDMIITGVRQQQQQQTMRSGLFDEFFRDVAPMGEIKLAVVTTKPAGIVQITEMTDVEVQTEPVDVSKLEGVKNVVDVTYEDIGGLKEEVKKVREMIEIPLKRPELFERLGIAPPKGVLMHGPPGTGKTLLAKAVANESDAHFIAINGPEIMSKYVGGSEERLRELFEEAEENAPSIIFIDEIDAIAPKREEVSGEVERRTVAQLLTLMDGLKSRGQVVVIGATNRPDALDAAIRRGGRFDREIEIGVPDKDGRGEVLQIHTRGMPLDDKVDLEEMADITHGFVGADLESLCKEAAMRVLRRVLPDIKGDEEISKETLKKMIVTKTDFKEALKEVQPSALREVLVQVPDVKWDDIGGLTSAKQELQEAVEWPLKYPESFEKFGVRPPRGVLIYGPPGTGKTLLAKAVANESDANFIAVKGPELLSKWVGESEKGVREVFRKARQTAPTVIFFDEIDSIASARSGSSTDSGVTQRVVNQLLTEIDGLEELQDVAVIAATNRVDILDPALTRPGRFDRHVKVDDPDETARLSIFEVHTKDMPLAEDVDLEVLSKRTHGFVGADIEAVCREAVMLTLRENIKSELVDMKHFQEAIKKVKPKHESDLSHYS, from the coding sequence ATGGAAAATAAAGAAATGAAATTAAAAGTTGCTGAAGCCTTCTCACAGGCTGATGTTGGAAGGTCAGTTGCAAGGATCGACCCTGCATGCATGCAGAAACTCGACCTTTTAGACGGAGACATCATAGAAATTGAGGGAAAAAAATTAACTGCAACCAGGGTTGCATCCTCACAATCCGATATTGGCCTTGGAATAATACGCATAGACGGCTACATCAGAAAAAATTCAGGAACATCCATTGGTGAAGAAGTAACTGTCAGACATGCCGACTACAAAGAAGCCAAGAAAGTAGTACTCGCCCCAGTTGAACAGGAGATACTCGTAAGGGGAGATGTTAAATCAGCATTTCTTGGAAGGGTACTCAGCCAGGGAGACATGATAATAACTGGCGTAAGACAGCAACAGCAACAGCAAACCATGCGTTCAGGACTATTCGATGAGTTCTTCAGGGACGTTGCTCCAATGGGCGAGATCAAACTCGCAGTTGTAACCACCAAACCTGCAGGAATCGTACAGATCACTGAAATGACAGATGTTGAAGTGCAAACAGAACCCGTCGACGTATCAAAACTCGAAGGAGTTAAAAACGTAGTTGATGTAACCTACGAAGATATAGGTGGTCTTAAGGAAGAAGTTAAAAAAGTCAGGGAAATGATAGAAATACCCCTGAAGAGACCAGAATTATTTGAAAGACTGGGAATTGCACCACCTAAAGGTGTATTAATGCACGGTCCACCAGGAACAGGTAAAACATTGCTTGCAAAGGCAGTTGCAAACGAAAGTGATGCCCACTTCATAGCCATAAACGGACCCGAGATCATGAGTAAATACGTCGGAGGATCAGAGGAACGTTTAAGGGAACTGTTTGAAGAAGCAGAAGAAAACGCACCATCAATCATATTCATAGATGAAATTGACGCCATAGCTCCAAAAAGAGAAGAGGTATCCGGAGAAGTTGAAAGAAGAACAGTAGCACAGCTTTTAACACTCATGGATGGTCTTAAATCAAGAGGACAAGTCGTTGTAATAGGAGCAACCAACAGACCAGACGCACTAGACGCTGCAATAAGAAGAGGCGGAAGGTTTGACAGAGAAATTGAAATTGGAGTGCCAGATAAAGATGGAAGGGGAGAAGTCCTTCAGATACACACCAGGGGAATGCCACTGGATGACAAAGTGGATCTCGAAGAAATGGCAGACATAACCCACGGATTTGTCGGTGCAGACCTTGAATCACTCTGTAAAGAAGCTGCAATGAGGGTACTAAGGAGAGTTCTTCCAGACATAAAAGGAGACGAAGAAATATCCAAGGAAACCCTTAAGAAAATGATTGTAACCAAAACAGATTTCAAGGAAGCTCTCAAAGAAGTCCAACCTTCAGCACTGCGTGAAGTCCTAGTTCAAGTGCCCGATGTTAAATGGGATGACATAGGAGGATTGACAAGCGCCAAACAGGAACTTCAAGAGGCAGTTGAATGGCCTTTAAAATATCCTGAAAGCTTTGAAAAATTCGGTGTGAGACCACCAAGAGGAGTGCTCATATACGGACCTCCAGGAACAGGTAAAACCCTACTTGCAAAGGCAGTTGCAAACGAAAGTGATGCCAACTTCATAGCAGTCAAGGGACCGGAATTACTCTCAAAATGGGTTGGAGAATCTGAAAAGGGTGTGCGCGAAGTCTTCAGAAAAGCCAGACAAACAGCACCAACAGTAATATTCTTCGATGAAATCGATTCAATAGCATCCGCAAGAAGCGGATCAAGCACAGATTCCGGTGTAACACAGCGTGTTGTAAACCAACTCTTAACAGAGATTGACGGTTTAGAAGAACTGCAGGACGTGGCTGTGATTGCTGCAACCAACCGTGTAGATATACTTGACCCTGCCCTAACAAGACCTGGAAGATTTGACAGGCATGTAAAGGTAGATGATCCAGATGAAACAGCAAGGTTATCCATATTCGAAGTTCACACCAAGGATATGCCACTTGCAGAGGATGTGGATCTAGAAGTTCTATCAAAAAGAACACATGGATTTGTTGGAGCAGATATCGAAGCAGTCTGCAGAGAAGCAGTGATGCTCACACTCAGGGAAAACATAAAATCCGAACTAGTGGATATGAAACACTTCCAGGAAGCTATTAAAAAAGTTAAACCTAAACATGAATCAGATCTAAGCCACTACAGTTAA
- the ahcY gene encoding adenosylhomocysteinase — protein sequence MSNNVKDMSLAPEGIKKIEWVQKHMPVLEHIKKEFQETKPFEGVTIASCLHLEPKTINLGLTLQEGGAEVAMTGCNPLSTQDDATAAGASLGLNMYGWRGETNEEYYENLNKVLDHEPDIIIDDGADMIFLVHKERRDLMDKIIGACEETTTGIHRLKAMHADKALEFPVMAVNDSYMKYLFDNRYGTGQSTFDSIMGSTNVLIAGKTLVVCGYGWCGRGVAMRAAGLGANVIVTEIDPIRALEARMDGYRVMKIREAVKEADMIITVTGNIDVVSGDDFKYMKDGCIMANSGHFNVEINKQDLQKISKTTKLLKPDIEEFTTEDGRKLYLLADGRLVNLAGERGQGHPAEIMDMSFAMQSLSAKYLLENKLDVGVYKTLDETDIDVAKLKLNAMKIDIDSLTERQVAYLKNWDEGT from the coding sequence ATGAGCAACAATGTAAAGGATATGTCACTTGCACCGGAAGGTATAAAAAAGATTGAATGGGTTCAAAAACACATGCCAGTTCTTGAACATATAAAAAAGGAATTTCAGGAAACAAAACCGTTTGAGGGTGTGACAATTGCATCTTGTTTACATCTCGAACCTAAAACAATCAATCTTGGTTTAACACTTCAGGAAGGTGGTGCTGAAGTGGCCATGACAGGATGTAATCCTTTATCAACCCAGGATGATGCCACTGCAGCAGGCGCATCCCTTGGACTGAACATGTACGGATGGAGAGGAGAAACCAACGAAGAGTACTACGAAAACCTGAACAAAGTACTTGACCATGAACCAGACATCATCATAGATGATGGTGCAGACATGATTTTCCTGGTTCACAAAGAAAGAAGGGACCTCATGGACAAGATCATTGGTGCATGTGAAGAAACAACAACCGGAATTCACAGGCTCAAGGCCATGCATGCAGACAAAGCACTTGAATTTCCTGTGATGGCTGTTAACGACTCCTACATGAAGTACTTGTTTGACAACAGATACGGTACAGGTCAGTCCACCTTCGATTCAATCATGGGATCAACCAACGTACTCATAGCAGGAAAAACATTGGTTGTCTGCGGTTATGGATGGTGCGGTCGAGGAGTTGCAATGAGAGCAGCCGGACTCGGAGCAAACGTCATTGTAACAGAGATCGATCCAATAAGGGCACTTGAAGCACGTATGGATGGTTACAGAGTCATGAAAATAAGGGAAGCTGTTAAAGAAGCTGACATGATCATAACTGTCACAGGAAACATCGATGTGGTTTCGGGAGATGATTTCAAGTACATGAAAGATGGCTGTATCATGGCCAACTCAGGTCACTTCAACGTTGAAATCAATAAACAGGACCTCCAAAAAATATCCAAAACCACCAAACTACTTAAACCTGATATTGAAGAGTTCACAACAGAAGATGGAAGAAAACTGTACCTGCTTGCAGATGGCAGACTCGTAAACCTTGCTGGTGAACGTGGTCAGGGCCACCCAGCAGAAATAATGGATATGAGCTTTGCAATGCAATCCTTATCCGCCAAATATCTCCTTGAAAACAAGCTGGATGTTGGAGTGTACAAGACCCTAGATGAAACTGATATAGATGTTGCCAAACTCAAATTAAACGCAATGAAAATTGATATAGACAGTTTAACTGAAAGACAAGTTGCATACCTCAAAAATTGGGATGAAGGAACCTGA
- a CDS encoding DUF2119 domain-containing protein, which produces MQFIKKINGNHGPTRVFVGGVHGKEGLTTIEPLKQLSQMDVLNGKLILFNCPESKYISTLDPDYYQTKMGQTIIKIIEKYRPEIYVELHCYKPSSYQKLINLNRKDEAGVPPLIELEEGVLISSVAPYLRTELFKRDDVCITLEMPCNPSENSKKVYFEIMQQIATSNNRKEFEAKLRVKYPKQVERARIYAAEFFGEYPSF; this is translated from the coding sequence ATGCAGTTCATTAAAAAAATTAATGGAAACCATGGCCCTACCCGTGTTTTTGTAGGGGGAGTCCATGGAAAAGAGGGTTTAACCACCATTGAACCATTAAAACAGTTGAGTCAAATGGATGTTTTAAATGGTAAACTCATCCTCTTCAACTGTCCAGAGAGCAAATACATTAGTACCCTGGATCCTGATTACTACCAGACAAAAATGGGTCAGACCATCATCAAGATCATCGAGAAGTACAGACCAGAGATCTACGTTGAACTGCACTGCTACAAACCTTCAAGTTACCAAAAACTCATAAACTTGAATCGAAAGGATGAAGCAGGGGTACCTCCACTCATAGAACTTGAAGAAGGTGTACTTATAAGTTCTGTTGCACCTTACCTTAGAACTGAACTCTTCAAAAGGGATGATGTGTGCATAACCCTCGAAATGCCCTGCAACCCTTCAGAAAACTCTAAAAAGGTTTACTTTGAGATAATGCAGCAGATTGCAACTTCAAATAACAGAAAGGAATTTGAAGCAAAGTTAAGGGTTAAGTATCCAAAACAGGTTGAAAGGGCCAGAATCTACGCTGCTGAATTTTTCGGAGAATACCCATCCTTCTGA
- the fen gene encoding flap endonuclease-1 produces MGVKFKDIVTPENIKFQDLESKIVALDAANVIYQFLSSIRQVDGTPLMDENKNITSHFSGILYRTSSLIEKGIKPIYIFDGVSDALKKDTQDKRREVKEESQKKWDKALEEGNLEEARKYAVRSSRMSRDIIEGSKKLLEILGVPYIQALGEGEAQASYMVENGDAWCVGSQDYDCILFGATRMVRNLTITGGKANLELITLKKVLENMEITREQLVDIAILVGTDFNRGVKGVGAKTGLKLIKKHGDIFNVIEKNDYEMDVDPTILRNMFLEHNVVKDYELKWNSPDKEAAVEFLCDQHDFSEQRVLSALDKFAKLDNKQKSLEDWF; encoded by the coding sequence ATGGGTGTAAAATTTAAAGATATTGTAACTCCAGAAAACATCAAATTTCAGGACTTAGAATCAAAAATAGTTGCGTTAGACGCTGCAAATGTAATTTATCAGTTTTTATCAAGCATCAGACAGGTGGATGGAACACCGCTCATGGATGAAAACAAAAATATCACATCCCACTTCAGTGGAATACTGTATCGAACATCATCCCTCATAGAAAAGGGAATTAAACCCATATACATCTTTGACGGAGTATCAGATGCACTTAAAAAGGACACCCAAGATAAAAGAAGGGAAGTGAAAGAAGAATCCCAGAAAAAATGGGATAAAGCCCTTGAAGAGGGTAACTTGGAAGAGGCAAGGAAGTACGCTGTAAGATCCTCCAGGATGTCCAGGGACATCATTGAAGGGTCGAAAAAACTATTAGAGATTCTTGGAGTACCCTACATCCAGGCACTGGGTGAGGGAGAAGCACAAGCATCGTACATGGTTGAAAATGGAGATGCATGGTGTGTGGGTTCGCAGGATTACGACTGCATCCTCTTCGGGGCCACGAGGATGGTTAGAAACTTAACCATAACTGGTGGAAAAGCAAATCTTGAGTTAATCACCCTTAAAAAAGTGCTTGAAAACATGGAGATCACAAGGGAACAGCTTGTAGACATAGCCATACTTGTGGGAACTGATTTTAACAGGGGAGTTAAAGGTGTGGGTGCAAAAACAGGTTTGAAACTCATAAAAAAACATGGAGACATATTCAATGTCATAGAAAAGAATGACTATGAAATGGATGTTGATCCAACCATACTACGGAACATGTTCTTAGAACACAATGTGGTCAAGGACTACGAACTAAAATGGAATTCTCCTGATAAAGAAGCTGCTGTAGAATTCCTTTGTGACCAGCACGACTTTTCAGAGCAGAGGGTACTTAGTGCACTTGACAAATTTGCCAAGCTAGATAACAAACAAAAAAGCCTTGAAGACTGGTTCTAA
- a CDS encoding chorismate--pyruvate lyase family protein: MDKTILKSIEGIESEVGELSNAQKILLTTDGSITAILDVIKGHAKIETLEQKFIEADEKIAKLLDIEVGDEVNYRVVVIETNEPLIYAVSLIPIDRLEKDFKEDIIRADIPIGRILRKHKIESRREIKSVYSEKPSPEIGEIFNTDSVMLARTYNIIHHNEILIWLMETFPYSNFRN, translated from the coding sequence ATGGATAAAACTATTCTCAAGTCTATAGAGGGTATAGAATCTGAAGTGGGAGAACTTTCAAACGCACAGAAGATTCTACTAACAACAGATGGTTCTATAACAGCCATACTTGATGTGATCAAGGGTCACGCTAAGATAGAAACCCTTGAACAGAAGTTCATAGAGGCTGATGAAAAAATCGCCAAACTTCTAGATATTGAAGTTGGAGACGAAGTCAACTACAGGGTGGTTGTAATTGAAACCAACGAACCATTGATATATGCTGTATCGTTGATACCTATAGATAGGCTTGAAAAAGATTTTAAAGAGGATATTATCCGGGCAGATATTCCAATCGGAAGAATACTTAGAAAACACAAGATAGAATCTCGAAGAGAAATAAAATCTGTGTACTCAGAGAAACCATCACCAGAAATTGGTGAAATATTCAACACAGATTCTGTGATGCTCGCAAGGACATATAACATAATTCATCACAATGAAATATTAATATGGCTCATGGAAACATTTCCATACTCCAATTTCAGAAATTAA